Proteins from a single region of Streptomyces sp. HUAS 15-9:
- a CDS encoding MFS transporter translates to MDQPAPISSPPGASAGATRVRDRLTIPVLAAGGILMAVMQTVVVPLLPDLPRLTGSSAGAVSWMVTATLLSGAVLTPVLGRAGDMYGKRRVLTAALSLMTVGSVMCALSSDIGVLIAARALQGAAASVVPLSISILRDELPPARRGSAVALMSSTVGVGAALGLPLAAVVVQYADWHTMFWLTSLLGALGVTAVWWAVKESPVREPGRFDVLGALMLAVGLTCLLLGVSQGGQWGWGSLRVLGLFLGAAVVLALWWLQQLHTAQPLVDLRLVTRPRVGLSHVAALLTGFAFYANSLVTAQLVQAPEATGYGLGLSIVATGLCLLPGGVTMLLFSPLSARISEKRGPRITLALGAAVIACGYAVRIADSRDLWMIILGATVVATGTTLAYSALPTLILRAVPAAQTASANGVNVLMRTIGQATSSAAVAAVLVHHTSLVGGAPIPTLHGYLLAFAMAGAIALAASAAALTIPGESRPDGTRRARGGTRGARDEAMEGA, encoded by the coding sequence ATGGACCAGCCCGCTCCGATATCCTCCCCGCCCGGAGCGAGCGCCGGGGCCACCCGAGTCCGGGACCGGCTCACCATTCCTGTACTGGCAGCGGGTGGCATTCTCATGGCCGTCATGCAGACCGTGGTCGTCCCGCTGCTGCCGGACCTGCCGCGACTGACCGGGTCCTCGGCGGGCGCGGTCTCCTGGATGGTCACCGCGACCCTGCTCTCCGGAGCGGTCCTCACCCCGGTCCTCGGCCGGGCCGGCGACATGTACGGCAAGCGGCGGGTGCTGACGGCGGCCCTGTCCCTGATGACCGTGGGCTCGGTGATGTGCGCCCTGTCCTCCGACATCGGCGTGCTCATCGCCGCCCGGGCGCTGCAGGGCGCCGCCGCCTCCGTCGTCCCGCTGTCGATCAGCATCCTGCGCGACGAACTGCCGCCCGCGCGGCGCGGCTCGGCGGTCGCGCTGATGAGCTCCACCGTCGGCGTCGGCGCCGCCCTCGGCCTGCCGCTGGCCGCGGTGGTCGTGCAGTACGCCGACTGGCACACCATGTTCTGGCTGACCAGCCTGCTCGGTGCGCTGGGCGTGACTGCAGTGTGGTGGGCGGTGAAGGAGTCGCCCGTACGCGAGCCGGGCCGCTTCGACGTGCTCGGCGCACTCATGCTGGCCGTCGGGCTGACCTGTCTGCTGCTCGGGGTGTCCCAGGGCGGGCAGTGGGGCTGGGGCAGCCTCCGTGTGCTGGGCCTCTTCCTCGGCGCGGCCGTCGTACTGGCCCTGTGGTGGTTGCAGCAGCTGCACACCGCGCAGCCCCTGGTCGATCTGCGGCTGGTGACCCGGCCCCGGGTGGGCCTGTCCCATGTGGCGGCCCTGCTGACGGGATTCGCCTTCTACGCCAACTCACTGGTCACCGCCCAGCTGGTACAGGCACCCGAGGCCACCGGGTACGGGCTCGGACTCTCGATCGTCGCCACCGGCCTGTGCCTGCTGCCCGGCGGTGTCACGATGCTGCTCTTCTCGCCCCTCTCCGCCCGCATCTCGGAGAAACGCGGCCCGCGCATCACCCTCGCCCTCGGCGCCGCCGTCATCGCCTGCGGCTACGCCGTCCGCATCGCCGACAGCCGTGACCTGTGGATGATCATCCTGGGTGCCACGGTGGTCGCGACCGGCACCACGCTCGCCTACTCGGCGCTGCCCACCCTGATCCTGCGCGCCGTCCCCGCCGCGCAGACCGCGTCCGCCAACGGCGTCAACGTCCTGATGCGCACCATCGGCCAGGCCACGTCCAGCGCCGCCGTCGCCGCCGTCCTGGTGCACCACACCAGCCTCGTCGGCGGCGCCCCCATACCCACGCTGCACGGCTATCTGCTGGCCTTCGCCATGGCCGGCGCGATCGCCCTCGCCGCGAGCGCGGCCGCGCTGACCATTCCGGGCGAGAGCCGTCCCGACGGCACGCGGCGGGCCCGAGGCGGCACCCGGGGCGCCCGCGACGAGGCGATGGAGGGAGCATGA
- the melC1 gene encoding apotyrosinase chaperone MelC1, producing MPELTRRRALTAAAALAAAAGAQTLVAPAASAAGHQHGSPDSFDEVYKGRRIQGRPMSGGGHHHEHGAGYGVFVDGAELHVMQNADGSWISVVSHYDPVPTPRAAARAAVDELQGAKLLPFPAN from the coding sequence ATGCCGGAACTCACCCGTCGCCGCGCGCTCACCGCCGCGGCCGCCCTCGCCGCGGCCGCCGGAGCCCAGACGCTCGTCGCGCCCGCCGCCTCGGCCGCAGGGCATCAGCACGGTTCCCCCGATTCCTTCGACGAGGTCTACAAGGGCCGCCGGATACAGGGCCGTCCGATGAGCGGGGGCGGTCACCACCACGAGCACGGCGCCGGTTACGGGGTGTTCGTGGACGGGGCGGAGCTGCATGTGATGCAGAACGCGGACGGCAGCTGGATCAGCGTCGTCAGCCACTACGACCCGGTGCCCACGCCGCGTGCCGCCGCCCGCGCCGCGGTCGACGAGCTCCAGGGCGCCAAGCTCCTCCCCTTCCCCGCCAACTGA
- the melC2 gene encoding tyrosinase MelC2 gives MTVRKNQASLTADEKRRFVAAVLELKRSGRYDAFVTTHNGFIMSDMDNSERTGHRSPSFLPWHRRFLLDFERALQSVDASVALPYWDWTADRTVRASLWAPDFLGGTGRSSDGRVTDGPFAAGAGNWPLNVRVDGRTYLRRSLGTSVRELPTRAEVDSVLAMTTYDMAPWNSASDGFRNHLEGWRGVNLHNRVHVWVGGQMATGVSPNDPVFWLHHAFIDKLWADWQRRHPGAGYAPTGGTPDVVDLNDTMKPWNDVRPADLLDHTKFYTFDV, from the coding sequence ATGACCGTACGCAAGAACCAGGCCAGCCTGACCGCCGACGAGAAGCGGCGCTTCGTCGCCGCCGTCCTCGAGCTCAAGCGCAGCGGACGCTACGACGCGTTCGTCACGACGCACAACGGCTTCATCATGTCCGACATGGACAACTCCGAGCGGACCGGCCACCGTTCACCGTCCTTCCTGCCCTGGCACCGTAGATTCCTGCTCGACTTCGAACGGGCGCTGCAGTCGGTGGACGCGTCGGTGGCGCTGCCGTACTGGGACTGGACCGCCGACCGCACGGTGCGTGCCTCGCTGTGGGCGCCCGACTTCCTCGGCGGCACGGGACGCAGCTCGGACGGCCGGGTGACGGACGGGCCGTTCGCCGCGGGCGCCGGTAACTGGCCGCTCAACGTGCGGGTGGACGGCCGTACTTATCTGCGCAGGTCGCTCGGGACCAGTGTCCGCGAGCTGCCGACCCGCGCCGAGGTCGACTCCGTGCTGGCGATGACGACGTACGACATGGCGCCCTGGAACAGCGCCTCGGACGGCTTCCGCAACCATCTGGAGGGCTGGCGCGGGGTCAACCTGCACAACCGGGTCCACGTCTGGGTCGGCGGGCAGATGGCCACCGGTGTCTCCCCCAACGACCCGGTGTTCTGGCTGCACCACGCCTTCATCGACAAGCTGTGGGCCGACTGGCAGCGCCGGCACCCGGGGGCGGGTTACGCGCCGACCGGCGGGACGCCGGACGTGGTCGACCTGAACGACACGATGAAGCCGTGGAACGACGTGCGGCCGGCGGACCTGCTGGACCACACGAAGTTCTACACGTTCGACGTCTGA
- a CDS encoding ribonuclease H family protein: MIGAMRERVVAACDGASKGNPGPAGWAWVVSDDSGTPSRWEAGPLGRATNNVAELTALERLLVATDPGLPLEIRMDSQYAMKAVTSWLPGWKRNGWKTSAGKPVANQDLVVRIDELLDGRSVEFRHVAAHQVDGDALNDFADRAASQAASVQESAGSALGSPEPPPSSVTAASAAPRRKAAPRKQGGGSSSRTIKAKFPGRCVCGRSYAAGESIAKNTQGWGHPECRTAEA, from the coding sequence ATGATCGGGGCCATGCGTGAACGTGTTGTGGCCGCGTGCGACGGGGCTTCGAAGGGGAACCCCGGACCGGCGGGCTGGGCCTGGGTGGTGTCCGACGATTCCGGGACCCCGTCCCGCTGGGAGGCGGGGCCGCTCGGCAGGGCGACCAACAACGTCGCCGAACTGACGGCGCTGGAGCGGCTGTTGGTGGCGACCGACCCCGGCCTGCCGCTGGAGATCCGGATGGACTCGCAGTACGCGATGAAGGCCGTCACCAGCTGGCTGCCGGGCTGGAAGCGCAACGGCTGGAAGACGTCCGCCGGAAAGCCGGTCGCCAACCAGGACCTGGTGGTGCGCATCGACGAACTGCTCGACGGCCGCTCCGTCGAGTTCCGCCACGTCGCCGCGCACCAGGTGGACGGTGATGCGCTGAACGACTTCGCGGACCGCGCCGCCAGCCAGGCGGCCTCGGTCCAGGAGTCCGCGGGCAGCGCGCTCGGCTCGCCCGAGCCGCCGCCCTCGTCCGTCACCGCGGCGTCCGCCGCCCCGCGCCGCAAGGCGGCACCCCGCAAGCAGGGCGGCGGTTCGTCCTCCCGCACGATCAAGGCGAAGTTCCCCGGCCGCTGTGTGTGCGGCCGCTCGTACGCGGCCGGCGAGTCCATCGCCAAGAACACGCAGGGCTGGGGTCATCCGGAGTGCCGGACGGCCGAGGCCTGA
- a CDS encoding VOC family protein gives MAVQPEGTPCWADAMFSDVEGAKSFYGDVLGWTFGEASSEYGNYTQAYADGKAVAAVVPPMPGQEGQSQWCLYFASPDAAATAETIRENGGEVLMEPMQVGDFGTMCLAREPSGAVFGVWQGGTHEGFEATAVPGAYCWAEVFTREPEQADTFFSAVFPYTAKQIDDASVDFRMFNLGENTVLGRMRMTDDFPPEVPSYINVYFTVGDCDAAVAKATELGAILRFGPMSSPFGRFAALSDPQGANFSVIDITTTEGEMPKTMDV, from the coding sequence ATGGCCGTTCAACCTGAAGGTACCCCCTGCTGGGCCGACGCGATGTTCAGTGACGTCGAGGGAGCCAAGAGCTTCTACGGTGATGTCCTCGGCTGGACCTTCGGCGAGGCGTCGTCGGAGTACGGCAACTACACGCAGGCCTATGCGGACGGCAAGGCGGTGGCGGCGGTCGTCCCGCCCATGCCCGGTCAGGAGGGCCAGTCGCAGTGGTGCCTCTACTTCGCCTCGCCGGACGCCGCGGCCACCGCCGAGACGATCCGTGAGAACGGCGGCGAGGTGCTGATGGAGCCGATGCAGGTCGGCGACTTCGGCACGATGTGCCTGGCCCGCGAGCCCAGCGGCGCCGTGTTCGGCGTCTGGCAGGGGGGCACCCACGAGGGCTTCGAGGCGACGGCCGTGCCCGGCGCCTACTGCTGGGCCGAGGTCTTCACCCGCGAGCCCGAGCAGGCCGACACGTTCTTCTCCGCGGTGTTCCCGTACACGGCCAAGCAGATCGACGACGCCTCCGTCGACTTCCGGATGTTCAACCTGGGGGAGAACACGGTCCTGGGCCGGATGAGGATGACCGACGACTTCCCGCCCGAGGTGCCGTCGTACATCAACGTGTACTTCACCGTCGGCGACTGCGACGCGGCCGTGGCCAAGGCCACCGAGCTCGGCGCCATCCTCCGGTTCGGGCCCATGAGCAGCCCGTTCGGCCGGTTCGCGGCCCTCAGCGACCCACAGGGCGCGAACTTCTCGGTGATCGACATCACGACCACCGAGGGCGAGATGCCGAAGACCATGGACGTCTGA
- a CDS encoding zinc-binding alcohol dehydrogenase family protein, giving the protein MRAWSVTRPGPVEEDPLRLVERPVPAPGDDELLVQVRACGVCRTDLHVTEGDLPVRRPGVTPGHEVVGVVAGTGAAVADFAVGDRVGVAWLRWTDGECRYCLRGSENLCPRSRYTGWDADGGYAEYTTVPAGFAHRLPDELDDVALAPLLCAGIIGYRALRRTSLPHRGRLGLYGFGGSAHLCAQVALAEEATVHVLTRGADARRLALELGAASARDAYELPPEPLDAAILFAPVGDLVPVALRALDRGGVLAVAGIHLSDVPPLHYETDLFYEKELRSVTSNTRTDAREFLAEAAVHGVRATTHAYPLSQAPEALRDLKAGRFDGAAVLVNDLS; this is encoded by the coding sequence ATGCGGGCGTGGTCGGTGACCCGGCCCGGACCGGTCGAGGAGGACCCCCTCCGGCTCGTCGAGCGGCCGGTGCCCGCGCCCGGTGACGACGAGCTCCTGGTCCAGGTGCGCGCCTGCGGGGTCTGTCGCACCGACCTGCATGTCACCGAGGGGGACCTGCCCGTGCGCCGGCCCGGGGTGACACCCGGGCACGAGGTGGTCGGCGTGGTGGCCGGGACCGGGGCGGCCGTGGCGGACTTCGCCGTGGGCGACCGGGTGGGCGTGGCCTGGCTGCGGTGGACCGACGGCGAGTGCCGATACTGTCTGCGGGGCTCGGAGAACCTGTGTCCCCGGTCGCGGTACACCGGCTGGGACGCGGACGGCGGCTACGCCGAGTACACGACCGTCCCGGCCGGCTTCGCCCACCGTCTGCCTGACGAACTGGACGACGTGGCACTGGCCCCCCTGCTGTGCGCGGGGATCATCGGTTACCGTGCGCTGCGCCGCACCTCGCTGCCGCACCGAGGCCGGCTCGGGCTGTACGGGTTCGGGGGCAGCGCCCATCTGTGCGCGCAGGTGGCGCTCGCCGAGGAGGCCACCGTGCACGTCCTGACACGGGGCGCGGATGCCCGGCGGCTGGCCCTCGAGCTGGGCGCCGCCTCGGCGCGGGACGCGTACGAGCTGCCCCCGGAGCCCCTGGACGCGGCGATCCTGTTCGCCCCGGTCGGCGACCTGGTCCCGGTCGCGCTGCGGGCCCTGGACCGGGGCGGGGTCCTGGCCGTCGCCGGCATCCACCTGAGCGACGTACCGCCGCTGCACTACGAGACCGATCTGTTCTACGAGAAGGAACTGCGCAGCGTCACCTCCAACACCCGTACGGACGCCCGTGAGTTCCTCGCCGAGGCCGCGGTGCACGGGGTCCGCGCCACGACCCACGCCTATCCGCTGTCGCAGGCGCCTGAGGCCCTCAGGGACCTCAAGGCCGGCCGCTTCGACGGGGCGGCCGTCCTGGTGAACGATCTTTCCTGA
- a CDS encoding family 2 encapsulin nanocompartment cargo protein terpene cyclase — protein MSTPTHSYTLPGPPNIARSLRTTRRTGVIPGLHHRPAAPADPDKAAEIDRRLEAWAHDLDLFPRAWKGDFAGFQFGRAVTLQHPGALDLDRLTAAGKLLLAENIVDSCYCEEDEGRGGSRRGLGGPLIIAQSALDPFHGTPELEEEWRQGLSADGPLRSYRSALVDYAGFATPSQTSRFVHDMARLHLGYLGEAAWMETRYRPRVWEYLVMRQFNNFRPCLSLVDAVDGYELPEQVYARPEIQRITALACNATTVMNDLYSFTKELESDPDHLNLPQVVAADERCGLKAAYLRSVEIHNRIMEAFEEESALLSATSPLVERYAQGLAAWVSGNHEWHATNTHRYHLPDYW, from the coding sequence ATGAGCACACCCACCCACTCGTACACGCTCCCTGGGCCGCCGAACATCGCCCGGAGCCTGCGCACGACCCGGCGCACCGGGGTGATCCCCGGACTTCACCACCGGCCGGCCGCTCCCGCCGATCCGGACAAGGCCGCCGAGATCGACCGCAGGCTGGAGGCCTGGGCCCATGACCTCGATCTGTTCCCGCGGGCCTGGAAGGGGGACTTCGCGGGCTTCCAGTTCGGCCGGGCCGTCACCCTCCAGCATCCCGGCGCCCTCGACCTGGACCGCCTCACCGCCGCCGGCAAGCTGCTGCTCGCCGAGAACATCGTGGACTCCTGCTACTGCGAGGAGGACGAGGGCCGGGGCGGATCACGGCGCGGCCTGGGTGGCCCGCTGATCATCGCCCAGTCGGCACTCGACCCCTTCCACGGCACCCCGGAGCTGGAGGAGGAGTGGCGCCAGGGCCTGTCGGCCGACGGACCGCTGCGCTCGTACCGGTCCGCCCTCGTGGACTACGCCGGCTTCGCCACGCCCAGCCAGACCAGCAGGTTCGTGCACGACATGGCCCGGCTGCACCTGGGCTATCTCGGCGAGGCCGCCTGGATGGAGACCCGGTACCGGCCGCGGGTGTGGGAGTACCTGGTGATGCGGCAGTTCAACAACTTCCGCCCCTGTCTGTCGCTCGTCGACGCGGTGGACGGCTACGAACTGCCCGAGCAGGTCTACGCCCGCCCCGAGATCCAGCGGATCACCGCCCTCGCGTGCAACGCCACCACCGTCATGAACGACCTCTACTCCTTCACCAAGGAGCTGGAGAGCGACCCGGACCACCTCAACCTGCCGCAGGTCGTCGCAGCCGACGAACGGTGCGGGCTGAAGGCCGCCTATCTGAGGTCCGTCGAGATCCACAACCGGATCATGGAGGCCTTCGAGGAGGAGTCCGCCCTGCTGTCCGCCACCTCGCCGCTCGTGGAGCGCTATGCCCAGGGGCTTGCCGCCTGGGTGTCCGGCAACCACGAGTGGCATGCCACCAACACCCATCGATACCACCTGCCCGACTACTGGTAA
- a CDS encoding geranyl diphosphate 2-C-methyltransferase gives MTTAPVARTTAAAVPTQSTYQNRVADYWNAEENPVNLELGKIDDLYHHHYGIGNVDWTVLDEPDPDLRRERITAELHRLEHAQAEFLASRLGPLIPADRVFDAGCGRGGGSVVANLRYGCHADGVTISAKQADFANETARRRDIDDKVRYHHRNMLDTGFESGAYAASWNNESTMYVELDLLFAEHARLLRRGGRYVVITGCYNDTYGRASREVSLINAHYICDIHPRSEYFRAMARNRLVPVHVEDLTEATIPYWELRKDAGHLVTGIEETFLSAYRNGSFQYLLIVADRI, from the coding sequence TTGACCACCGCCCCCGTCGCCCGGACCACGGCCGCGGCTGTGCCGACCCAGTCCACGTACCAGAACCGCGTCGCGGACTACTGGAACGCCGAGGAAAATCCGGTCAACCTCGAACTCGGCAAGATCGACGACCTGTACCACCATCACTACGGCATCGGTAACGTCGACTGGACCGTGCTCGACGAGCCAGACCCCGACCTGCGCCGGGAGCGGATCACCGCCGAACTGCACCGCCTGGAGCACGCCCAGGCCGAGTTCCTCGCCTCCCGGCTCGGCCCGCTCATCCCGGCCGACCGCGTCTTCGACGCCGGCTGCGGACGGGGCGGCGGCAGTGTGGTGGCCAATCTGCGGTACGGCTGCCACGCCGACGGCGTCACCATCTCCGCCAAGCAGGCCGACTTCGCCAATGAGACGGCCCGCCGTCGGGACATCGACGACAAGGTGCGCTACCACCACCGCAACATGCTCGACACCGGCTTCGAGTCCGGCGCGTACGCGGCCTCGTGGAACAACGAGTCCACCATGTACGTCGAGCTGGACCTGCTGTTCGCCGAGCACGCCCGGCTGCTGCGGCGCGGCGGACGCTATGTGGTGATCACCGGCTGCTACAACGACACCTACGGCCGGGCCTCGCGCGAGGTGTCCCTCATCAACGCGCACTACATCTGCGACATCCACCCGCGGTCGGAGTACTTCCGGGCCATGGCCCGCAACCGGCTGGTGCCGGTCCACGTGGAGGATCTGACCGAGGCCACGATCCCCTACTGGGAACTGCGCAAGGACGCCGGCCACCTGGTGACGGGCATCGAGGAAACCTTCCTGTCCGCCTACCGCAACGGCAGCTTCCAGTACCTGCTGATCGTGGCCGACCGTATCTGA
- a CDS encoding aminoglycoside phosphotransferase family protein, with the protein MHEDEVDLDASVVRRLIAGQFPDWASLPAERLMSSGTENAMFRLGTDLVVRLPRRPGAVADVTHEQHWLPRLGPLLPVATPEPLGRGGPGAGFAWPWTVYRWLDGRNPVAGAVEEPGPLAEDLASFVGALRRIDAHGGPAGHRGVPLSTRDAATREAIDKLDGRVDTAAVTARWEEALRAPGHTGPPVWAHGDLSPGNVLVADGRLSAVIDFGTVGVGDPAVDLIVAWNLLPATARDAFRRAVGADDAQWARGRGWALSISLIQLPYYWETNPPLAENSRHVIREILAESA; encoded by the coding sequence ATGCATGAGGACGAGGTGGACCTCGATGCCTCGGTCGTCCGCCGGCTGATCGCCGGACAGTTCCCCGACTGGGCATCCTTGCCCGCCGAGCGTCTGATGTCCTCCGGGACCGAGAACGCCATGTTCCGGCTGGGCACCGATCTGGTGGTACGGCTGCCCCGGCGTCCCGGTGCGGTGGCGGACGTGACGCACGAGCAGCACTGGCTGCCCCGGCTCGGGCCGCTGCTGCCGGTCGCCACTCCCGAGCCGCTGGGGCGAGGTGGGCCCGGCGCGGGCTTCGCCTGGCCCTGGACCGTCTACCGCTGGCTGGACGGACGCAATCCCGTCGCCGGGGCCGTCGAGGAGCCCGGACCGCTCGCCGAGGACCTCGCCTCGTTCGTCGGCGCCCTGCGCCGGATCGACGCGCACGGCGGGCCGGCCGGCCACCGGGGCGTCCCGCTGTCCACCCGGGACGCGGCCACTCGCGAGGCCATCGACAAGCTGGACGGCAGGGTCGACACCGCGGCGGTCACGGCCCGGTGGGAGGAGGCCCTGCGCGCACCGGGGCACACCGGCCCGCCCGTCTGGGCGCACGGCGATCTGTCCCCGGGAAACGTGCTGGTCGCCGACGGCCGGCTCAGCGCCGTGATCGACTTCGGCACCGTGGGGGTGGGCGATCCGGCGGTCGACCTGATCGTGGCCTGGAACCTGCTGCCCGCGACCGCCCGGGACGCCTTCCGCCGGGCCGTCGGCGCCGACGACGCCCAGTGGGCGCGTGGCCGGGGCTGGGCCCTGTCGATCTCGCTCATCCAACTGCCGTACTACTGGGAGACCAACCCGCCGCTGGCGGAGAACTCACGGCATGTGATCCGCGAGATCCTCGCCGAATCGGCCTAG
- a CDS encoding VOC family protein: MATDGFTTCLWFDDQAEEAAHYYVSIFKNSTVGRLTRYPEGAPRPAGTVLTVEFTANGHKFVALNGGPEFKFNEAISLQIFCENQEEIDYYWTKLTENGGEPGPCGWLKDKFGMSWQVIPHRLDDMVSDPDPAKAARATQAMLSMHKLDIAALEKAYAGE, translated from the coding sequence ATGGCCACCGACGGATTCACCACGTGCCTCTGGTTCGACGACCAGGCCGAGGAAGCCGCCCACTACTACGTCTCGATCTTCAAGAACTCCACCGTCGGCAGGCTCACCCGCTACCCCGAAGGAGCGCCCCGTCCCGCCGGCACCGTCCTGACCGTCGAGTTCACGGCCAACGGCCACAAGTTCGTCGCGCTGAACGGGGGACCGGAGTTCAAGTTCAACGAGGCGATCTCACTCCAGATCTTCTGTGAGAACCAGGAGGAGATCGACTACTACTGGACCAAGCTCACCGAGAACGGCGGCGAGCCCGGCCCCTGCGGCTGGCTCAAGGACAAGTTCGGGATGTCCTGGCAGGTCATCCCGCACCGGCTCGACGACATGGTCAGCGACCCGGACCCGGCGAAGGCGGCACGTGCCACCCAGGCCATGCTGTCGATGCACAAGCTCGACATCGCCGCCCTGGAGAAGGCATACGCGGGCGAGTGA